Proteins encoded together in one Neobacillus sp. FSL H8-0543 window:
- a CDS encoding GNAT family N-acetyltransferase has translation MGYKFKIMKQEQAEEIAYKWHYDGKYSFYDMESDKEDLVEFLDPEKRGHSYFVVINEKEVIGFFSFNKVANNTIDIGLGLRPDLTGSGNGLEFLKAGLEFAKAKYKPEKTTLSVATFNQRAIKIYRKIGFEELETFIQDTNGSSFEFLKMVKYY, from the coding sequence ATGGGATATAAATTCAAAATAATGAAACAAGAGCAGGCAGAAGAAATAGCTTACAAGTGGCATTATGATGGTAAATATTCTTTTTACGATATGGAATCAGATAAAGAAGATTTAGTCGAGTTTCTTGACCCTGAAAAACGCGGGCATTCTTACTTTGTTGTGATTAATGAGAAGGAAGTTATTGGCTTCTTTAGTTTTAATAAAGTAGCTAATAATACAATTGATATAGGGTTAGGGTTGAGACCAGATTTAACTGGTAGTGGTAATGGATTGGAATTTCTAAAGGCAGGTTTAGAGTTTGCGAAAGCAAAATACAAACCGGAAAAAACAACATTATCAGTAGCAACTTTTAATCAAAGAGCGATAAAGATATATAGGAAAATCGGATTTGAAGAGCTTGAAACTTTTATTCAAGATACAAATGGCAGTAGTTTTGAATTTTTGAAAATGGTTAAATATTATTGA
- a CDS encoding NUDIX hydrolase: MEPKWLDWAKQLQSISQAGLTYSNDVYDLERFELIRNISVEILSQHTDMDETAIRDLFANETGYATPKVDIRAVVFKDNKILMVRENTDGDWSLPGGWGDIGLTPSEVAVKEVKEESGFDVKVIKLLGVLDKKCHPHPPSPYHVYKIFFRCEIIGGQPKEGIETSAVEFFAENELPSLSIARNTESQIQLAFKHLHNPQEPVYFD; encoded by the coding sequence ATGGAACCTAAATGGCTTGATTGGGCAAAACAACTGCAATCAATTTCACAGGCAGGATTAACATATTCTAACGATGTTTATGATTTGGAAAGATTTGAATTAATAAGAAATATTAGTGTTGAAATATTATCGCAACACACAGATATGGATGAGACAGCTATAAGGGATTTGTTTGCAAATGAAACTGGTTATGCAACACCTAAAGTAGATATTAGGGCTGTTGTATTTAAGGATAATAAAATATTAATGGTCAGAGAAAATACAGATGGTGATTGGTCGTTACCTGGAGGTTGGGGTGACATTGGACTAACACCAAGTGAAGTTGCAGTCAAAGAAGTAAAAGAAGAATCAGGGTTTGATGTGAAGGTAATCAAATTGTTAGGTGTTCTTGATAAAAAGTGCCATCCACACCCTCCTTCTCCATATCACGTATATAAAATATTTTTCAGATGCGAAATAATTGGCGGGCAGCCAAAGGAAGGAATTGAAACGAGTGCAGTTGAATTTTTTGCTGAAAATGAACTACCATCTTTATCGATAGCAAGGAATACAGAATCGCAAATTCAATTGGCTTTTAAACATTTACATAATCCACAAGAACCTGTCTATTTTGATTGA
- a CDS encoding HAD hydrolase-like protein → MSQSLIFDMDGTLFQTNTILEISLQETFNHLEALDLWDKETPIEKYREIMGVPLPVVWETLLPDHSNEVRQRTNEFFHEQLLANINRGNGALYPNVKEVLSYLKDKNFSIYIASNGQIEYLNTIVIYYKLDKWVTETFSIQHLQTLNKTDLVRTIVTKYNIENGAVIGDRLSDINAAKSNGLLAIGCNFDFAQEDELSQADIIIDSLLELKIVLAKLNAEYTKVNN, encoded by the coding sequence GTGTCACAATCTCTTATTTTTGATATGGATGGAACGTTATTTCAAACGAACACAATTTTAGAAATTTCACTTCAAGAAACATTTAATCATTTAGAAGCTTTGGATTTATGGGATAAAGAAACACCTATTGAAAAGTACCGTGAAATTATGGGCGTACCTTTACCCGTAGTATGGGAAACTTTATTGCCTGATCATTCAAATGAGGTTCGACAACGAACAAATGAATTTTTTCACGAACAACTACTAGCTAATATTAACAGAGGTAATGGTGCTCTCTATCCAAATGTTAAAGAAGTCTTAAGCTATTTAAAAGACAAAAACTTTTCAATATACATAGCAAGCAATGGCCAAATAGAATATTTAAATACAATAGTAATATATTACAAATTAGATAAATGGGTTACAGAAACATTCAGCATCCAACATTTGCAAACTCTAAATAAAACTGATTTAGTCCGCACAATCGTAACCAAATATAATATTGAGAATGGTGCTGTAATTGGCGACAGATTATCAGATATAAACGCAGCAAAAAGCAATGGACTACTTGCGATTGGTTGTAATTTTGATTTTGCCCAGGAAGATGAACTTTCTCAAGCGGATATAATAATTGATAGCTTACTTGAATTAAAAATAGTATTAGCTAAATTAAATGCTGAGTATACAAAAGTTAATAATTGA
- a CDS encoding ASCH domain-containing protein, with translation MKGLIIKSPWIELILEGKKTWEIRGSNTRIRGTVALIKSGSSKVFGEVNIVESRELCLVDYREGEKFHFVDSECSLQLPYKKTYAWVLENPVIYKEPIPYKHPMGAVIWVNLVSEGKDCKNE, from the coding sequence ATGAAGGGTTTAATAATTAAATCACCTTGGATTGAACTAATTCTAGAAGGGAAAAAGACTTGGGAAATAAGAGGATCGAATACAAGAATAAGAGGCACTGTTGCGCTTATTAAAAGTGGGTCTAGCAAGGTATTCGGAGAAGTTAATATTGTAGAGAGTAGAGAACTTTGTTTAGTTGATTATCGAGAAGGTGAAAAATTCCACTTTGTTGATAGTGAGTGTTCTCTTCAGTTACCTTATAAGAAAACATATGCTTGGGTTTTAGAAAACCCAGTAATATATAAAGAGCCTATTCCTTATAAACATCCGATGGGGGCGGTTATCTGGGTTAATCTAGTTAGTGAAGGAAAGGATTGTAAAAATGAATAA
- a CDS encoding class I SAM-dependent methyltransferase — protein MNKILVQNKKSWDKVAHHFNGIDALPSYGPFTQTEEELQLFGDLNNKKVLDIGYGSGHSLRYMADKGASELWGVDISESQKAAAEETLKGLHPRLYCSPMEIDCNLPNYYFDYVYSIYAIGWTTDLASTFNLIYSYLKSGGVFIFSWDHPLYPYLQSENGVITLDGSYQEEGFTTFNRFKGENVSMSIPKRKMATYLNELIRAGFSIHSVIESDVPNYYENHEEVISDRYYSLYKARRFPTTMIIKAVKD, from the coding sequence ATGAATAAAATTTTAGTTCAAAATAAGAAAAGCTGGGATAAGGTAGCGCATCATTTCAACGGAATTGATGCTTTACCCAGTTATGGCCCTTTTACGCAAACAGAAGAGGAACTTCAATTGTTTGGAGATCTTAACAATAAAAAAGTACTAGATATAGGCTATGGAAGTGGACATTCTTTACGCTATATGGCGGATAAGGGTGCAAGTGAGCTATGGGGCGTCGATATTTCCGAATCACAAAAGGCAGCTGCAGAGGAAACGCTTAAGGGGTTACATCCGCGCTTATATTGTTCACCTATGGAAATTGACTGCAATCTACCAAATTACTATTTTGATTATGTTTACTCAATTTATGCTATTGGTTGGACGACGGACTTAGCGTCTACTTTTAACCTAATTTACTCATACTTGAAATCAGGAGGAGTATTTATCTTCAGTTGGGACCACCCATTATATCCTTATTTGCAATCAGAAAATGGAGTGATAACTCTCGATGGGTCATACCAAGAAGAGGGATTTACGACCTTTAATCGATTTAAAGGGGAAAACGTCTCGATGAGTATTCCTAAAAGAAAGATGGCAACTTATCTTAACGAATTGATTCGGGCAGGATTTTCCATACATTCAGTGATAGAGAGTGATGTACCTAATTATTATGAGAATCATGAAGAAGTCATTTCTGATCGATATTATTCTTTATATAAAGCTAGAAGATTTCCAACAACAATGATTATTAAAGCGGTAAAGGATTAG
- a CDS encoding metal-dependent hydrolase, translating to MNGTAHAAIGAATGFVVANTMNTTPSTTLFLVGLGCISGLIPDLDIDGKLRDKITLSHELIRTVAQLIGTMMIFYSFYEGTTKEKWIGIGIGLAIIVVSSLIKQRHMLTITGIGVLAGGFTLQETWLFLLGIYILIASFISHRSYTHSIVGIIFFGIIASKFEASIGIEGVFYTCLAAYISHLIADIKLLPFNKRGIKLFLPVSSKEI from the coding sequence GTGAATGGGACGGCACACGCAGCAATTGGCGCAGCAACAGGATTTGTCGTTGCAAACACGATGAATACAACTCCTTCTACGACACTCTTTTTAGTTGGATTAGGCTGCATATCAGGTTTAATTCCCGACCTCGACATTGATGGGAAACTTCGTGACAAAATCACTCTATCGCATGAGTTGATTCGTACAGTTGCCCAGTTGATTGGGACTATGATGATTTTTTATAGCTTTTATGAGGGAACGACTAAAGAAAAATGGATTGGTATCGGAATTGGTTTAGCGATAATCGTCGTATCGTCATTGATTAAGCAAAGGCATATGTTAACAATCACAGGGATCGGGGTACTAGCTGGAGGATTCACATTACAAGAAACCTGGTTGTTTCTACTTGGGATTTATATTTTAATCGCGTCTTTTATTTCACACCGCAGCTATACCCATTCGATTGTAGGGATCATTTTCTTCGGCATCATTGCTTCCAAATTTGAAGCGTCCATCGGAATTGAAGGCGTCTTCTATACCTGCCTTGCAGCTTACATTAGTCACTTAATTGCGGATATAAAACTATTACCGTTTAATAAACGTGGCATCAAGCTATTTTTACCAGTTTCTTCAAAGGAGATTTAA
- a CDS encoding histidine phosphatase family protein — protein sequence MEISLIRHGKSKLTENEKITCIEFKKWVEKYNNNGVFKESSYPAVALKKVAASNIVFTSDLQRSVESARLLNPGTKIISDRIFREIELPSNPTKLVGIKLKASIWAVILRVFWFSGYSNECESFSQAKLRASKASQQLIGYADVHKKIVLVGHGFFNMLIAKELQKLGWKGKRKPGAKHWSCTTYTLTN from the coding sequence ATGGAAATTTCATTGATTAGACATGGAAAATCAAAACTTACTGAAAATGAAAAAATAACTTGTATCGAGTTTAAGAAGTGGGTTGAAAAATATAACAATAACGGAGTGTTTAAAGAGTCAAGCTACCCTGCAGTGGCGCTTAAAAAAGTAGCAGCCTCAAATATTGTTTTTACCAGTGATTTACAAAGGTCTGTCGAATCAGCAAGGTTATTGAATCCAGGAACAAAAATAATTTCAGACCGCATATTTCGAGAAATTGAGTTACCTTCAAATCCCACCAAATTAGTTGGAATAAAATTAAAAGCCAGTATCTGGGCAGTGATTTTAAGAGTATTTTGGTTTAGTGGTTATTCTAACGAATGTGAGTCTTTTAGTCAGGCAAAATTGCGGGCAAGTAAGGCATCCCAACAGCTAATTGGTTATGCAGATGTTCATAAAAAGATAGTTTTAGTTGGTCATGGTTTTTTTAATATGTTGATTGCTAAGGAATTGCAGAAATTGGGATGGAAAGGTAAAAGAAAACCAGGGGCAAAACATTGGAGTTGTACTACATATACCCTGACGAACTAA